The segment GGTAAGAAACTTCCGCTTGTTACCGCGCTCAGCTTAAGCACCTTTAAAGAGGTAGGCTTGCTGCTTGGACTAGAGGAGCAACCGTGTTTAACTTCTGATATACAGTTTCTTCCGTTAACAACCGGATACTTACCTTTTGTCAAATCCGGGATCTGTGTTAATAAGTATGTTGCACGTTGGTTCCATTTGGTTAGTTTTGACCATGAAGTAATCATAATTGTCGGTTGTTGATTTGTTCTTTTTGTCATTAACCCAAGCTGTGATAGTATAGACGTTTCTAGTTCCTCGTGCAACTGGTTTGCGTAAGTTTCTAGCTTACGAGATTTTGTGACTGAAGCTTTCCAATAAGCCACAATCTTTTTCTGTATAGAAAGTGGCGGAACAGGCATCTTTAGGGTTTTAAGTAGCGGATAGGTAAGATTCATCCTCACGGATCCCGCTGTAGCTGCTCGCAGGCTTTTATTGAAAAAATGGGACTTCATTATAAGTAAAAATACTTCTGGAAGAATTACCCTCTTGTCAACTGAAAAAACTACATAAGCCGGGCTTATATACGCACCATCGTATTTTGGTTGAACTAAACCAATCGAGCCAACATTAATTCGATATGGGTTATACGCAAAATCACCAGTATTTACTTTTTTGTAAGGTTGTTTAATGTCCTGACCTAGTGCATCATAAGAATGAAATATCCCATCATAATTATTCACACCGAGAATAGTAAAATTTTTGTCGGGCGAATCAGAAAGACGTACTTTTTCATTATGCTCCATAACAAATTCAGCTAATGGAATTAACGGATATTGAGATTTAATAAGCCCTGCATAGAATTTTACATCCCAACGCTTCAGTTGCTCGAAGCTTACAATGTGAAATGTAGAAGTCTCCATCAGTCATCCCCTCCAGCAAAAGCCTTGGGATCTGCCAAAAACTCTCTATACAACTCCAGACAGGTTTTTTCTACATTTTGCGGTTGATTTGGGTTAGGATAGAGTTCGTTTTGGTCCTCTTCACCAGTAGCGGAAATGCCAACTTTTTCGGCCTCGTACATAAAAATATAGTAGTTAAAGCGCTCTTTTAGCAATTTCCGGGCTTCAGCAGCCTTCTGTACCTCTATCTCCTTTAGGTAATCGCTAAATTCTTTTTGCATAGCCTTACGTTGGCCAATATCCTTTTCCAACCTTGACTGTTCCATGGCCGTTTTCAATCGCCTTGTTTCTGCGGCATGCTCATCGGCATATCGCGCTTCGACATCTGCCTTTGCCTTTGAGTAGATATCCTCAAAACGTTGCTGTTCCTCCTCGGTAAACTTTTGTAGAAATAAAAGCGAGCATTTAACATTAGCACCAGAGCTGATAAAGGTCTCCTGTGGCAAACTGACTATTGCACGGATAAAAGCACGGTCCTCGGTGAACTCACGTACATAGGCAAGTGAAGGATTGTTAAATACCCCTTCTGGTAAAACTATACCAAGTCGACCACCAGGTTTTAGTAAGTCTAGACAACGCTCTATGAAGAGCAACTCAGTTTTTATTTTAGCTTTATCGCTTTTGGGGAGGTTAAAGAGTCTAGCAATTGGTTTGTTAAGAGCTGCCTTCACCCTCGCTTGGGCTTGGGAGTAGAGGTCGCCATATTCACGCAAATATCGCTTTTCAACCTCTGGATTTACATAAGTATCTACTTCTAACACCTTATCGGTAGGTTCGACATTCGCACCGAAGGGGGGATTAGTGAGGATAATATCAAACCGGCCCTCGAAAATACCGTTAACATTGAGAAAGCCGTCATGGTGATGTACTCCACCATGACCATCACCATGCATAATCATGTTCATCTTGCTAGTACGTGCCATGCGATCATTGGCGTCTGTACCGTAGATACAGCGATTCGCTAATTTCCACAGACGTGATCCTTCACAGCGCTGATCAATGACGTTTTGAATTTCAGTGAACTTAGTCTTCAGTTTTTTAGCCCTATTTTCCTCAGATAATTTTTCGTTCATTAGTGCGGTCTTGAAGGCATTATACTCGCGGTCTACGTCAGCCAAAATCTTTTCCCTCACAATTTCAAATACCCGAATTAGAAATCCCCCAGAACCGCTAGCCGGGTCACAAACAACATCCCCCTCTTGAGGGTCAACCATGTGTACCATAAATTCAACAATAGAACGTGGTGTGAAAAATTGACCGATCTCACCCCTAAAAGTACGCCCGAGGAAACGTTCAAAAGCAACACCTTTTACATCTTCACTAGTATCAGAAAGATTGTACTTTTCGAGCTGACGGACGATCTCTTCACCAGTTGCTGGTTTTAAGTTGATGCTCTCGTCATCCTCAAAAATCTTATCACTGGAGAAAGCTTGCTTAGTCTCCTGAAATAGATTATCAAGGGGATTTTCGGCGATTTGTGCATTAAGCACTTTGACGGTAAAAAGATTTTCTTTACTTTGTCGTGTAAGCAGTTGCCGTTCAACGTATACTTTAACGAACAAAACCTTGGCAATTTCATCGAAAGCCGCAGCTGGGTCCTTCTTTTCCCGGTTTCGGATGATGTTATGGCATTTGTGTAATAAGTCGGCGAACTCCTTCTCTTTGAAAACACGAAGTTTGGAGAGTAATTCCTCAATCTCGCTATCCGTAGCATCAGCGGCCGGTATGTTCTCTATTTCTTCAATATATCCCGGTACCTTATCTTTTTTTACTCTCCAATACTTGGTTTCGCGGGAATTATGAGTAACGAAAAATGGGGCATCACAAATACGCGCATAGTTTTCACCCTGGTGATAATCTTGTTGCTTGATAGTGACATTATCCGATTTGCATTCTACGATAATGAAGAGAGAATTGTCTTGACTCTTGTCTCTGGCTGTACGCCAGATTGCAAAATCAGCGCGGGCGCTAGCACTACCTCGACCGGTAAGGTCAATTTCTTCAGCAATTTGATCAAGTGAAAAACCATAATCATTTACAAGTACAAGTAGATACTCTTGACGGACCCTCTCTTCAGGCGTTTCTATCAGCCATTTACTACGCACATGAC is part of the Metallumcola ferriviriculae genome and harbors:
- a CDS encoding N-6 DNA methylase, whose amino-acid sequence is MSTLNIKRDEKKGKIWSHVRSKWLIETPEERVRQEYLLVLVNDYGFSLDQIAEEIDLTGRGSASARADFAIWRTARDKSQDNSLFIIVECKSDNVTIKQQDYHQGENYARICDAPFFVTHNSRETKYWRVKKDKVPGYIEEIENIPAADATDSEIEELLSKLRVFKEKEFADLLHKCHNIIRNREKKDPAAAFDEIAKVLFVKVYVERQLLTRQSKENLFTVKVLNAQIAENPLDNLFQETKQAFSSDKIFEDDESINLKPATGEEIVRQLEKYNLSDTSEDVKGVAFERFLGRTFRGEIGQFFTPRSIVEFMVHMVDPQEGDVVCDPASGSGGFLIRVFEIVREKILADVDREYNAFKTALMNEKLSEENRAKKLKTKFTEIQNVIDQRCEGSRLWKLANRCIYGTDANDRMARTSKMNMIMHGDGHGGVHHHDGFLNVNGIFEGRFDIILTNPPFGANVEPTDKVLEVDTYVNPEVEKRYLREYGDLYSQAQARVKAALNKPIARLFNLPKSDKAKIKTELLFIERCLDLLKPGGRLGIVLPEGVFNNPSLAYVREFTEDRAFIRAIVSLPQETFISSGANVKCSLLFLQKFTEEEQQRFEDIYSKAKADVEARYADEHAAETRRLKTAMEQSRLEKDIGQRKAMQKEFSDYLKEIEVQKAAEARKLLKERFNYYIFMYEAEKVGISATGEEDQNELYPNPNQPQNVEKTCLELYREFLADPKAFAGGDD
- a CDS encoding restriction endonuclease subunit S; translated protein: METSTFHIVSFEQLKRWDVKFYAGLIKSQYPLIPLAEFVMEHNEKVRLSDSPDKNFTILGVNNYDGIFHSYDALGQDIKQPYKKVNTGDFAYNPYRINVGSIGLVQPKYDGAYISPAYVVFSVDKRVILPEVFLLIMKSHFFNKSLRAATAGSVRMNLTYPLLKTLKMPVPPLSIQKKIVAYWKASVTKSRKLETYANQLHEELETSILSQLGLMTKRTNQQPTIMITSWSKLTKWNQRATYLLTQIPDLTKGKYPVVNGRNCISEVKHGCSSSPSSKPTSLKVLKLSAVTSGSFLPHETKYIANKKQYREKFGLKKGDVLMCRTNGTLDYVGRVAIINQDYLDVIFPDKLMRIRCKDNIKPEYLEYILSTSMVRPQIEAGVRTAVGNYAIGNEDVFNIKFPLPPICEQVILIRKIIEVKAEIARLKNQAFTIMQNAVKTVEQMILSTHSGEVK